The sequence TTGCTTGGTGTTTTTTTGCTGAACCAAATTTACAAGTTGGAGACCACCTTTTTCTTTTTGGTTGCAGAAATTTCAACTAACTTTGGGGCATCTTCATATTGCTACTTCAATCTACATCTATAATTCCTTTTAATTACTACTTATAGATATATAGATAAGAATCAGTACCCATTTTCAGAGAGTGTTTTCAGTAGTGTATTTAATCATACTGAAATTTTCTTTTCTTGACAAACACACGCGCTTTCGCGAATTTCGCGCATTTTGGGCGTTGTCGCAGGGTATCGGCCATTCGTGTATGCGAGTGTCATGGCCAATCGTCGCGCATATTTGTGCGCTGTGGCAGCCAATATGTTCGCGGGCACCATTGATTCCTTATGATGGATTGAAGGCTTCTACGCGCGCTCTGGGCTGTTTCCCGCGTCGTGGGCATTCTCGTATGCAGGCAGCCAAAAGAGAGCGCTGTGGGCCGCGCTGTGCGGCCGTGGCGGTGCCTGCAAAGTGCTTGCGCCCGGGTGGGCGAGTGGCTAAATTTGCGCAAATTTAGCGGTTAACAAGTTAACGACAGGGTGGGCTCCCGCCCCGTTCGTGTGGGTTAACGCCGTTGTTCCGGCTTCGTCGCGTGCGCTGTGAACCTCTATCTTAACCGTCCGTGCGGTTTATGCCTGCGCGTCGGTTAATCGTCAAAGCCCGCTTGAATGCTTGCAATTGAGCGTTGTCTGTGATGTGTGCTCGGCCTGCCGCCTTGCGTAAAGGTTAATCGGTTAAACTCAAAGTTAATCAAGTCCAGGGGCACCCACCCCCGCCCCAGGCCCCCCGTCAAAAAGGGTTGCTACAACTCGCGACGCTCCGATGGGGGGGCGCGCGCGACTTTGAATCCAACTTTTTGAGATTTTCGGGTGGGTTAACGGGGGCCCGGGTTGCCGAGTGATTTTTTCGTGTTACCAAAATTAACTCTTTAACGGCGTTTTCGGTTAATCTTGGTTTAGAGGTTAACAATGGACTACCAACGCCATCAACATTCCTACCCGGACGAAGAACTTGAAACAGGGGCCCAGTTTGCCAAGCAGATCGGTGTCTCTGGTGCGGCAGTATCGAAGGCGACTACCAAGGGACGGCTTGACACTTTCCGGAATTCGCGTGGCGAAAAGTGCTACCACAAGGTAATTTCGGCGCAGCAGTGGACGCTCAAGAAGGACCGCAGCAAGGTTACTACTCCGACTCGCGGGCAAATGGCCGCCGGTTACGACAACATCGATGCCCAGGCGATGGCGCACGTGCTTGCCAACGAGAATCCGCAGGCACCAAAGCCCGTTTCGGCTCCAGTCCAGGGACTCGATCTAGGGGCCGTGATGCAGGAACGTCAGGAATTCGAAGTTTCGAGAGCCGAAAAAGAGTTCCACAACGCTAGAGTGGCAAAATTCAAGGCCGACGAACTTGAAGGTCGCCTTGTCGACAAGCAGACGGTGTTCCTGAAGGCCTACCAGATTGGAGCCATGATCCAGGAAAAGGTCATGAACATGTACGTGCAGCTTGCTCCGAAGATTGTTGGTCATATCCAGGAGCAGTTAAGCATGTCCGGAATCGAGGCTGAAAAGCTGCGCGTGGCCATGAAGGACTCTAACCACGAAATCGGCGAAATCATCCGTAAGGAATCGATTACGGTGCTCAAGGACTTGAGCGACCGCACTCCGGAGAACTTTTTAGACTGATGTCTGAACAGCTGACAGAACCGACTGCCGTTGCGCAGAAATTCGAAAACACGCTGCCTTATACAGGCAACGTGGATTTCTGCCTTGGCGGGTTGATTCAGGGGCTCACGCCGCCCAAAGATCAGACGATTAGCCAGTGGGCTGCAGAAAACCGACTCTTGGCGGGCGAGGCGTCCGCTTCGAAGGGCAAGTGGACCAATGAGCGCACGCCTTACCTGGTCGAAATCATGGATATGCTCAGCCCGCAGAGTCCATGCAGCGACGTCGCCTTTATGAAAGGCTCACAGGTCGGCGGAACGGAGTGCATGATCAACACTGCGCTCTACTACATGCTGCAGAGCCCGTGCCCGATTGGCCTTTACCAGACCACCGACGACGCGGCCGCAGATTTCGAACGCCAGCGCCTTGCACCGACATTTGCGGCAATGAAGATGGACCAGTATTTCACGGGCGACACTGCCGGCTGCAAGGAGTATCCGGGCGGCATCTTCTTCCTCGGTTCGGGCGGTTCGGCATCGCAGCTGCGCTCAAAGCCCCTGCAGGTGGTACTCTGTGACGAAATCTCGGGTTGGCCGCTGGACTGCAACGGCGAAGGCGACCCGTGCGATCTTGTAAAGAGGCGCACTACGAACTTTCCGCGCCGCAAGCGCTTCTGGAACTCGACGCCGACCATCAAGGGCAAGTGCCGCATTACAAAGAAGTTCGAGGCGGGTGACCAGCGATACTACAACGTGCCGTGCCCGCACTGTGGCGAGTTGCACGTGTGGGAATTCAAGCACCTGGTCTGGGACAAGGACGCGAACGGCAACCACTTGCCATATACTGTGCGCATGAAGTGTCCGCACTGCAATGGCGAATACCAGGAATGGCGAAAGACAGAACTGATGGCGCAGGGGCAGTGGGTGCCCACTAACCCGAATGGAGCTTACCCGAGCTACCATTTGAGCGCGTTCTATAGCCCGCTCGGGTGGTATTCTTGGGAAGAAGCCGTGATTGAATTCCTGGAAGCCAAGGGCGACCCTCAAAAACTTAAGGTATGGACAAACAACGTGGAAGGCCGCGCCTGGGATGAAGAAAACCAGGTCCGCCACGATTTTTCGGAACTCTTCCTGCGTCGCGAGAATTACGGTTGCGAGGTCCCTGACGGTGCGGTGCTCTTGACTGCCGGCGTGGATACGCAGGACGACCGCCTTGAAGTGGAGATTGTCGGCTGGGGCCGTGGGTTAGAAAGCTGGAGCATCGACTATATGATTATTCCGGGAGACCCGGACCAGGATGACGTGTGGAAAACTCTCGATGACATCCTGATTAACTCTAGTTACTCCAAGGCCGATGGCACTCCGCTCTATGTGGCCTCGGCGCTTGTGGACTCGGGTGGCCATAAGACGGTCGCCGTTTACAAGTATTGCGCTAAGCGTGAGTGGCGGCGCATTTACGCGAGCATCGGTGCGCGTGGACCTAATCGTCCGGTTATCAGTCGCCCTGGTTCGACGAAAAAATCCTCTGCAGAGAATGCGAAGTTGATTACCGTGGGCACCGATACCATTAAGGATTGGTTCTTCAACGTTCTTTCTTTCGACAAGCCTGGTCCAGGATATTGTCATTTCCCGCTCAAGGATATTTATGACCAGGAACATTTCAAGCAGCTTGCCGAGTCTGAAGTGAAAAAGTCACACATGAGTCGCGGATTCTTGACACATTCCTACG comes from Fibrobacter sp. UWP2 and encodes:
- a CDS encoding phage terminase large subunit family protein produces the protein MSEQLTEPTAVAQKFENTLPYTGNVDFCLGGLIQGLTPPKDQTISQWAAENRLLAGEASASKGKWTNERTPYLVEIMDMLSPQSPCSDVAFMKGSQVGGTECMINTALYYMLQSPCPIGLYQTTDDAAADFERQRLAPTFAAMKMDQYFTGDTAGCKEYPGGIFFLGSGGSASQLRSKPLQVVLCDEISGWPLDCNGEGDPCDLVKRRTTNFPRRKRFWNSTPTIKGKCRITKKFEAGDQRYYNVPCPHCGELHVWEFKHLVWDKDANGNHLPYTVRMKCPHCNGEYQEWRKTELMAQGQWVPTNPNGAYPSYHLSAFYSPLGWYSWEEAVIEFLEAKGDPQKLKVWTNNVEGRAWDEENQVRHDFSELFLRRENYGCEVPDGAVLLTAGVDTQDDRLEVEIVGWGRGLESWSIDYMIIPGDPDQDDVWKTLDDILINSSYSKADGTPLYVASALVDSGGHKTVAVYKYCAKREWRRIYASIGARGPNRPVISRPGSTKKSSAENAKLITVGTDTIKDWFFNVLSFDKPGPGYCHFPLKDIYDQEHFKQLAESEVKKSHMSRGFLTHSYEKIYDRNEPLDCRVYARAAINLVGIDVDKLADSGKSYTRNPAKKQPIRRGFVVNQGVKL